A DNA window from Helianthus annuus cultivar XRQ/B chromosome 15, HanXRQr2.0-SUNRISE, whole genome shotgun sequence contains the following coding sequences:
- the LOC110891872 gene encoding uncharacterized protein LOC110891872 has protein sequence MHEALLTQELSVIRFTFATFAGLQEEFYRSKTEVATFKAVFESFYREQYVASNGIDAFVDILNLEEKKRDRKSSPHRFFLYSTMMPNICYDEEKYTDNQRLKIFASNFEDMLNRYEVKKT, from the exons ATGCATGAAGCACTCTTGACCCAAGAATTGAGTGTGATCCGCTTCACATTTGCTACCTTTGCAGGCTTGCA AGAAGAGTTTTACCGATCAAAAACTGAGGTTGCAACATTCAAAGCTGTGTTTGAAAGCTTCTACAGGGAACAATACGTAGCATCGAACGGAATAGATGCATTTGTAGATATTCTAAACCTTGAAGAGAAGAAAAGGGATAGAAAATCATCACCACACAGATTCTTCTTGTATTCCACAATGATG CCGAATATCTGTTACGACGAGGAGAAATACACAGACAACCAACGACTCAAAATATTTGCCTCGAATTTTGAAGACATGTTAAATAGATATGAGGTAAAAAAAACTTGA